The proteins below are encoded in one region of Leptospira ryugenii:
- a CDS encoding TIGR04388 family protein, which yields MDRTIRKNLKPTKNLLVQLQAFLALVGMVFTTFISLPLYAQPVPVIQLQLSDYSPSLMDEVYGRSYFLQSSAHWEEQVGSYRGLYKAYWEDSADQAIFDYVSTVNQSDAFHSTEAYQDYIRTELEAQKTFALQKWEEKANLHFLESKSEFLQRLSTNKVNEAYLSNLGIKVESSSNDIDSFSNHIKNANEQWEYRFDQNFQSGLNDFAASLQQINEKYQSFTNSLDESEAVFQANLNAIDQYKNVIKDTIRGIVGNFQSALDQPCSGVEQCLYRSASTGILNTAGETLQAFVNSLNQELNNSQLDVTNIFTAISQQITSFLDQQSNLANQRYADYSSRINTSQTTLPPTLYGSGNIDNYVSEMVNGNYTIHHLSSLQRSQWTLDNPSEGLFSGVSNPEIRAIVRAIHSGNDQELKNILESNLGGKEITIRGTNIYTKGWGANGDGFAWIDVQNEESNFRANPAGFTHWGANRGTLLPIPLAWTNWFQMGEIGYSVAYNMYDSVAEENSLYWNGNFSSLNGQLTQFRDEILPAISNWESHVASYNSFYEQYKVAAEDLKAKALEDYTKSISEVTNNRSAWIARMENERKLGEQKWLEIEKLHMEATKSQNPSEYEKIISEKVSQLERSANFDASQLAFSTANQYETKLAELSKQEFQFNEPQNVTQNITNQPNSLPFIEPKVVRAALGITETSLPGSVSNQTGFAYDRSAGYTWIKKEISASNVGQLISSTTSDLRSSVQEQISGLETSLLIPSASNSSSAKNLASILPTPSGGNWFNLSSPLSGEPNTVKSFSILTAAKDKKIETEIKINGQDLKEKLTNVTVGVGQYMHVQAKNEENEKAIKREQLAAIHKIAYSVNYDDRVFAKIDPADGSLKTSGEYPSGIKDSYLHDLLTRISNYSYAEKAPGEVCIRGSASYNQCIANEKSYQERQSAHYKNEFNQDIAKLASLGLEIQSGKIVRSLTDLEKQKIESCYYEPTKCSDLLKKDYDYSVDHSLGLVTLTKTINNGQLIGKDRDGNFISGKTEETRYFMLSQISPVNIHKDKNFFEVWEDEDWHSVESLASSALEKFFGNKEKGIEGKFENDQLALAQMQKSISHVEEKNEKIFQEKKKSAEELEANLKELLLAYITGGMASVNATIKNKIEDLINTNIATALVKATGGTDESIQMMSDVVSLVRGRMQADKIKRRSNANTLGKIGSTLSNMAGPLGMLVNPIGALATMSTVSSQLKILESPLVTFGAGKSIKEGMDRSLDVKATYQELKSKERSMIRNYASNAIATATGLPKDLVSQITVDYDGAQKAKKVRKAINANPVAAIGGQVVGIVGGMVKSAAVAFGAKDRDIQKLISDSNKLAFSGSLETTYTEIQSEAFLNKALGMAAPGTTYTSNVPTLKNKQAFAEEIGQRAMIAEIAKGTGFDKDFVDAIFRKEFQARKQREADKKAQKKAQAETAVNAAMAVVTLGASGVLSGLAGVMQSIGTALGAAASTATQVGAAVMRTGIQVAAGSANGTKGMLAGLANGLIGTIGAGAFDGSFISDASKFMDKAGMGVGISYTPEGGWGAALGIGNTSGNMGFTLTEHQGTQIKFSAGNASLSYNAANGSVNVGYNTQVMEGVKLGAGWDSKAGISANVSYTEKESGAVLSANIGKVGLSTSASIQVESQNQDDTKTSKNRLTNGVIQLGTTTENGYQAPTYDFVSDNLNDARVRNEKASVSAKAEGKKSTNDSDLDIIGNLLSSFGVDVDNFIKDFGHGIKDIYQNGMDNFFEKTANLMSGNGFSTDKQIWNEKQLAQMEAYRSSGDTAAAINSVYSMDISEADKKEIINNMLGNAPLNVNSILYMLSHSAAQDGRYGERSTASANRARAAWLKMERELNELKAASGGELTMADVIAVANANGIDVNYLLSPAAIIGAQKLAGYDRQLIQDRIVTNRAGLDVYQVRDRAMREGKTIEQMTNIIQKEVEIEKINDMKRILALPPFDPERVAFERNHGIVNQTNHPTSLTSQRAEIRGDQRPEHGTLGSLVRNGLEFLSRDHVGNLLRDGSFSNELWDEMRVSGSITDGPPSLLSVYEYNRQFAELLLDSMDNGLGTALMNRVGNGSDLSQSVGEIALTAMLMRAPGGRPGSVGVSRCLSNVACEAMVDGAIGASSTFASNFFSNGFSNLATSIQNISEGRYWVNEEQKPLITKNLLEDMSKSYVQSALGSLLSKKFVAENSSTFSSITKGVLIETGIATVEEGIKVTSNSLENGEFTFNQENFLNILKSSGLAIIKNSRDQLFRGQDPLATKAHETFQDTILEFGADSLQNFLTEKSDRDHNQTETRPTEKSNNNRNQLNLEVPLGPLAPLGPNPQPASDKSSPVYLSGLPNVSSPANNVKINEISHSENDLETKIQKETSFFDFDFSSPLAADTKEYSSFWGGADDSKIGSMLRNIPLIGGMLGSAGDVVSGGLQTATGLITLGQYGSITQGLKQIGNGFYNFGDIMVRDLVAGAAGLVGTALTTTKSVANFLTLGIIDPLRPAEGIVHYGTKEDPKGEATLELRRENLNLEERISEATINLFADIAIPEYGWLGGKSWGIDQFGIGELAEGLRVNNSDAASFPHDKTMNEANWVRQTLSTNPEIQWVGPIGAAYGALGTAGFGLLALIQGEFDKQGKIQLDDLKNDIKSSGSQNSTEMKTRSFSESSDEIKNQYYKDNISKHGDTEITEKEAIPE from the coding sequence ATGGATCGAACAATACGTAAGAACTTAAAACCTACAAAGAATTTGCTGGTTCAATTGCAGGCTTTCCTTGCGCTCGTAGGAATGGTTTTCACAACTTTCATTTCGCTTCCTTTGTATGCGCAACCAGTTCCAGTCATTCAACTACAACTTTCGGATTACTCTCCCTCACTAATGGATGAAGTGTATGGTAGGTCTTACTTTTTGCAATCTTCAGCTCATTGGGAAGAACAAGTAGGTTCATACCGAGGGCTTTATAAAGCATATTGGGAGGACAGTGCGGATCAAGCGATATTTGACTACGTATCAACAGTCAATCAATCAGATGCATTTCATAGCACGGAAGCATACCAAGATTATATTCGAACCGAGCTTGAAGCCCAGAAAACTTTTGCACTTCAGAAGTGGGAAGAAAAAGCAAACCTACATTTCTTGGAAAGCAAGTCCGAGTTTTTGCAGAGATTGTCAACCAACAAGGTCAATGAAGCATACCTTTCAAATCTGGGAATCAAGGTAGAATCAAGCAGCAACGATATAGATTCTTTCAGCAATCATATCAAAAATGCAAATGAACAATGGGAATATAGATTTGATCAAAACTTCCAAAGTGGCTTAAACGATTTCGCTGCCTCACTTCAGCAAATCAATGAAAAATACCAAAGCTTTACAAACTCGCTAGATGAATCTGAAGCAGTATTCCAGGCTAATTTGAATGCGATAGACCAATATAAAAATGTTATTAAGGATACAATAAGAGGGATTGTTGGTAATTTTCAATCTGCTCTAGACCAGCCATGCAGTGGTGTCGAGCAGTGTTTGTATCGTTCAGCATCGACAGGCATTCTAAATACTGCTGGGGAAACCTTACAAGCATTCGTTAATTCTTTGAATCAAGAACTTAACAATTCTCAGCTAGATGTTACGAATATTTTTACGGCTATTTCACAACAAATAACTTCATTTTTAGATCAACAATCCAATCTCGCAAACCAAAGGTATGCGGATTATTCCAGCAGAATAAATACTTCGCAAACAACGTTGCCTCCTACATTGTACGGATCCGGAAATATTGATAACTATGTAAGTGAAATGGTAAATGGGAATTATACTATTCATCATCTAAGTTCACTCCAAAGATCACAATGGACTTTAGATAATCCATCTGAAGGTTTATTTAGTGGAGTCTCAAATCCTGAGATACGAGCGATCGTAAGAGCTATTCATAGCGGAAATGACCAGGAATTGAAAAACATATTAGAATCAAATCTCGGTGGAAAGGAAATTACAATTCGTGGGACGAATATCTACACAAAGGGATGGGGAGCAAACGGTGACGGTTTTGCATGGATAGATGTCCAAAACGAAGAGAGTAATTTTAGAGCCAATCCAGCAGGCTTTACCCATTGGGGTGCAAACCGAGGTACTCTATTACCTATACCATTGGCGTGGACAAACTGGTTTCAAATGGGAGAGATCGGGTATTCCGTTGCATACAATATGTATGATTCGGTTGCAGAGGAAAATTCTCTTTATTGGAACGGAAATTTTTCATCTTTAAATGGTCAATTAACACAATTTAGAGACGAGATCCTTCCTGCAATCAGCAATTGGGAATCGCATGTGGCAAGTTATAATTCATTCTATGAACAGTATAAGGTAGCCGCTGAGGATCTAAAAGCAAAAGCTCTAGAAGATTATACAAAATCCATTTCTGAAGTAACTAACAATCGATCTGCTTGGATTGCAAGAATGGAAAATGAGCGAAAGTTAGGGGAGCAGAAATGGTTAGAGATTGAAAAGTTGCATATGGAGGCTACAAAATCTCAGAATCCAAGCGAGTATGAGAAAATTATTTCAGAAAAAGTCTCCCAGTTGGAAAGGAGTGCGAACTTCGATGCATCTCAATTGGCATTTTCAACAGCAAATCAATATGAAACGAAGTTGGCAGAACTATCAAAACAAGAATTTCAATTTAATGAACCTCAAAATGTTACGCAAAACATTACAAACCAGCCCAATAGTTTACCGTTTATCGAGCCTAAAGTTGTTAGGGCAGCCTTAGGCATCACTGAGACTAGTCTCCCTGGATCTGTTAGCAACCAAACTGGCTTTGCGTATGATAGATCTGCAGGCTACACTTGGATCAAGAAGGAGATATCAGCTTCAAATGTTGGACAGTTGATCAGTTCCACAACTTCTGATCTTCGGTCATCTGTCCAAGAGCAAATTTCTGGATTGGAAACTTCTTTGCTGATTCCAAGTGCATCGAATTCCAGTAGTGCCAAAAATCTCGCAAGCATCTTGCCCACACCGTCTGGCGGAAATTGGTTTAACCTTTCCTCCCCCCTTTCAGGAGAGCCAAATACAGTAAAATCTTTCTCGATCTTAACCGCTGCGAAAGATAAAAAAATTGAAACTGAAATCAAGATAAACGGTCAGGACTTAAAAGAGAAATTGACTAACGTCACTGTCGGAGTCGGACAGTATATGCACGTCCAGGCGAAGAATGAAGAGAATGAGAAAGCAATCAAGCGTGAACAATTAGCGGCTATTCATAAAATTGCGTATTCAGTAAATTACGATGATCGTGTTTTTGCAAAGATTGATCCTGCAGATGGTTCATTGAAAACATCAGGAGAATATCCATCAGGAATTAAAGATTCTTACTTGCATGACCTATTGACTCGGATTTCGAATTACTCCTATGCCGAGAAGGCACCAGGAGAGGTATGTATTAGAGGATCTGCCTCGTACAATCAATGTATAGCGAATGAAAAATCGTATCAAGAAAGACAATCTGCCCACTATAAAAATGAATTCAATCAGGACATTGCCAAATTAGCTTCCTTGGGCCTTGAAATCCAATCCGGAAAAATTGTTCGATCTCTAACGGATTTGGAAAAACAAAAAATAGAAAGTTGTTATTACGAGCCAACAAAATGTTCAGATCTTTTGAAAAAAGACTATGACTATTCGGTAGATCATAGCCTGGGTCTTGTGACTCTCACAAAAACAATCAATAATGGTCAGCTCATTGGTAAAGATAGAGATGGGAACTTCATATCAGGCAAAACCGAAGAAACTCGTTATTTTATGTTGTCTCAAATTTCTCCGGTTAACATTCACAAAGATAAAAATTTCTTTGAGGTATGGGAGGATGAAGATTGGCATTCTGTTGAATCCCTAGCCTCTTCCGCCTTAGAGAAGTTTTTTGGAAATAAAGAAAAAGGAATCGAAGGAAAATTTGAAAACGACCAACTCGCTCTTGCCCAGATGCAGAAAAGTATCTCTCACGTAGAGGAGAAAAATGAAAAAATATTCCAAGAAAAGAAAAAATCTGCTGAAGAGCTCGAAGCAAATCTTAAAGAGCTATTGCTTGCCTATATCACTGGAGGTATGGCTAGCGTAAATGCAACCATTAAGAACAAAATCGAAGACCTGATCAATACGAATATAGCCACAGCTTTGGTTAAGGCAACGGGTGGTACGGATGAGTCCATCCAAATGATGTCGGATGTTGTTTCTTTGGTTCGTGGCCGAATGCAAGCAGATAAAATCAAACGAAGATCGAATGCGAATACGCTAGGAAAAATAGGATCTACGCTCTCGAATATGGCAGGCCCACTTGGGATGTTGGTAAATCCGATTGGTGCTCTTGCTACAATGTCAACGGTGAGTTCTCAATTGAAAATTCTTGAAAGTCCACTTGTCACCTTCGGGGCAGGTAAATCGATTAAAGAGGGAATGGACCGTAGCCTCGATGTTAAGGCTACTTATCAAGAATTAAAAAGTAAAGAAAGATCCATGATTAGAAATTACGCCTCAAATGCGATCGCAACAGCAACAGGGCTTCCAAAAGATCTAGTATCTCAAATTACCGTTGACTACGACGGTGCGCAAAAAGCAAAGAAGGTAAGGAAAGCAATTAATGCGAATCCAGTGGCAGCCATTGGTGGACAAGTTGTCGGAATAGTTGGGGGTATGGTAAAATCGGCTGCCGTTGCCTTCGGTGCTAAAGATCGAGACATTCAAAAATTAATTAGTGACTCAAATAAACTAGCCTTCTCCGGTTCACTAGAAACAACGTATACGGAAATTCAGTCTGAAGCCTTTTTGAACAAGGCTTTGGGCATGGCGGCTCCAGGGACAACATACACATCCAATGTTCCGACTTTAAAAAACAAACAAGCCTTTGCTGAGGAAATTGGACAAAGAGCTATGATCGCAGAGATTGCAAAGGGAACAGGCTTTGATAAAGATTTTGTCGATGCAATCTTCCGTAAGGAATTCCAAGCACGTAAACAAAGGGAAGCCGACAAAAAAGCCCAAAAGAAAGCCCAAGCAGAAACAGCAGTGAATGCTGCGATGGCAGTTGTTACCTTAGGGGCATCCGGTGTGCTAAGTGGACTTGCCGGTGTCATGCAATCCATTGGAACAGCACTCGGTGCAGCGGCAAGCACAGCCACGCAAGTGGGAGCGGCAGTTATGCGAACAGGGATCCAAGTGGCAGCGGGTTCTGCAAATGGAACAAAAGGTATGTTAGCTGGACTTGCAAATGGCCTTATAGGCACTATTGGAGCAGGCGCTTTTGATGGTTCCTTTATCAGTGATGCATCCAAGTTTATGGATAAGGCGGGAATGGGAGTAGGTATCAGCTACACGCCGGAAGGTGGCTGGGGTGCGGCCTTAGGTATTGGAAATACAAGTGGCAATATGGGATTCACCCTTACGGAACACCAAGGAACACAAATTAAATTTTCTGCTGGGAATGCTAGCTTATCCTATAATGCAGCTAATGGATCTGTGAATGTCGGTTACAATACTCAGGTAATGGAAGGAGTAAAACTAGGAGCAGGTTGGGATTCCAAAGCCGGTATATCAGCAAATGTAAGTTATACGGAAAAAGAAAGTGGAGCAGTGCTTTCTGCTAACATAGGAAAGGTTGGACTTTCGACAAGTGCGAGTATTCAGGTGGAAAGCCAAAATCAAGATGATACAAAAACATCGAAAAACCGCTTAACAAATGGAGTGATTCAACTCGGAACCACAACCGAAAATGGTTACCAAGCTCCTACATATGATTTCGTATCAGACAATTTGAACGATGCAAGAGTTCGAAATGAAAAAGCATCAGTTTCTGCGAAGGCTGAAGGGAAAAAGAGTACTAATGATAGCGATCTAGATATAATTGGGAATTTATTGTCGTCATTTGGAGTAGATGTAGACAATTTCATAAAGGATTTTGGTCATGGGATTAAAGATATATATCAAAATGGAATGGATAACTTCTTCGAAAAAACGGCAAATTTAATGTCAGGAAATGGCTTTTCCACTGACAAACAAATTTGGAACGAAAAACAATTGGCTCAAATGGAAGCTTATCGTTCATCAGGTGACACTGCTGCTGCCATCAATTCTGTTTACAGCATGGATATAAGTGAGGCAGATAAGAAGGAGATCATCAACAATATGTTGGGAAATGCTCCACTGAATGTGAATTCAATTCTTTACATGCTAAGTCATAGTGCGGCACAAGATGGCCGTTATGGGGAAAGAAGTACAGCTAGTGCCAATCGAGCTCGAGCCGCTTGGTTAAAAATGGAGCGAGAGTTAAATGAACTGAAAGCTGCCTCGGGTGGCGAGCTAACTATGGCAGACGTCATTGCGGTTGCGAATGCCAATGGAATCGATGTAAACTATTTACTCAGCCCGGCCGCAATCATTGGTGCTCAAAAATTGGCAGGGTATGATCGCCAACTGATCCAGGATAGAATTGTAACGAATCGTGCTGGATTGGATGTATATCAAGTTCGTGATCGAGCAATGCGCGAAGGTAAGACCATTGAGCAGATGACGAATATCATTCAGAAAGAAGTAGAGATTGAGAAGATCAATGATATGAAAAGGATATTGGCTTTGCCACCATTTGATCCTGAAAGAGTCGCGTTTGAGAGGAATCATGGAATAGTAAATCAGACTAATCACCCAACGAGCTTGACATCTCAAAGGGCCGAAATTCGTGGAGATCAAAGACCTGAACATGGAACCCTTGGTAGTTTAGTTCGAAATGGTCTAGAGTTTTTAAGTAGAGATCATGTTGGAAATTTATTGAGAGACGGAAGTTTTAGCAATGAATTGTGGGATGAAATGCGAGTAAGTGGATCCATAACGGATGGACCGCCAAGCCTCCTCTCTGTCTATGAATACAATCGTCAGTTTGCTGAACTGCTGTTAGATTCCATGGATAATGGATTGGGAACAGCCTTAATGAATCGTGTGGGAAATGGTTCCGATCTTTCACAATCGGTAGGTGAGATCGCATTGACAGCAATGTTAATGAGAGCACCAGGGGGCAGACCAGGTTCAGTTGGTGTATCTAGATGTTTGTCAAACGTAGCATGTGAAGCAATGGTTGATGGAGCAATAGGAGCAAGTTCAACATTTGCTTCAAATTTTTTCTCCAATGGTTTCTCAAATCTAGCAACAAGTATTCAAAACATTAGTGAAGGAAGATATTGGGTTAATGAAGAACAAAAGCCTCTTATAACTAAAAATCTCCTAGAAGATATGAGTAAGTCTTATGTTCAAAGTGCCTTAGGTAGTCTTCTTTCAAAAAAGTTTGTTGCTGAAAACTCTTCTACATTTAGTTCAATCACGAAAGGAGTTTTGATTGAGACTGGAATCGCGACTGTAGAAGAAGGAATAAAGGTGACCTCAAACTCTTTAGAAAACGGAGAATTCACATTCAATCAAGAAAATTTCTTAAATATTTTAAAATCATCAGGTCTCGCAATAATTAAGAATAGTCGTGATCAACTTTTTCGGGGACAAGATCCTTTAGCAACAAAGGCTCATGAAACGTTCCAAGATACCATTCTGGAATTTGGGGCTGATAGTTTACAAAATTTCTTAACTGAGAAATCTGACAGAGATCACAATCAAACAGAAACAAGACCTACCGAGAAATCTAATAACAACAGGAACCAATTAAATTTGGAGGTACCTCTTGGCCCACTAGCTCCCCTTGGCCCAAATCCGCAACCTGCTTCTGATAAATCGAGTCCAGTTTATCTTTCAGGACTTCCAAATGTATCCTCCCCAGCAAACAATGTAAAGATAAATGAAATCAGTCATTCTGAGAATGATCTCGAAACAAAAATACAAAAAGAAACAAGCTTTTTCGACTTTGATTTTTCTTCACCTTTGGCCGCGGATACTAAAGAGTACTCCTCCTTCTGGGGAGGAGCAGATGATTCGAAAATTGGATCAATGTTGAGAAATATCCCATTGATAGGCGGTATGCTCGGATCTGCAGGCGATGTTGTCAGCGGAGGTCTGCAAACAGCAACTGGACTGATCACCCTAGGTCAATATGGATCAATTACACAAGGATTGAAACAAATCGGAAATGGATTTTATAATTTTGGGGACATTATGGTGCGGGACTTAGTTGCAGGGGCGGCAGGTTTAGTGGGAACAGCGCTAACCACAACCAAGAGTGTGGCTAATTTCTTAACGTTGGGAATCATCGATCCACTTAGACCTGCTGAAGGTATAGTCCATTACGGAACTAAAGAAGATCCTAAAGGTGAAGCAACTCTAGAACTACGTAGAGAAAATTTGAATCTAGAAGAAAGAATATCAGAAGCGACGATAAACCTTTTTGCTGATATTGCCATTCCGGAATATGGATGGTTAGGTGGTAAGTCATGGGGAATTGACCAATTTGGAATCGGTGAGTTAGCTGAAGGTCTCAGAGTGAATAATTCCGATGCGGCCTCGTTTCCGCATGACAAAACCATGAATGAGGCTAATTGGGTTAGACAGACTCTCTCTACGAATCCAGAAATTCAATGGGTAGGACCGATAGGTGCCGCCTATGGTGCACTAGGGACTGCGGGATTTGGACTTCTAGCCCTAATACAAGGAGAATTTGATAAACAAGGGAAAATACAACTAGACGATTTGAAAAATGATATCAAAAGCAGTGGAAGCCAAAACTCGACTGAGATGAAAACACGAAGTTTTTCTGAAAGCAGCGATGAAATAAAAAACCAATATTATAAGGATAATATTAGCAAACATGGTGATACAGAGATCACAGAAAAAGAGGCCATTCCCGAATGA
- a CDS encoding DUF6941 family protein: MSEPVLLAMLFADRVITENNNKKGIIGTFDRFMSGTFPAIFPPWAIYTAFTNIVGKHNFALTLTYIEANQVILPINGEFDSVNAEGTVELSFNLGGLAFPKPGKYNLSLHIDGELIGSRALIVDQIKQTAG, translated from the coding sequence ATGAGTGAACCAGTCCTTCTCGCCATGCTTTTCGCAGACAGAGTGATTACAGAAAATAATAATAAAAAGGGAATTATTGGGACTTTTGATAGGTTTATGTCGGGAACGTTTCCTGCAATTTTTCCTCCATGGGCTATTTACACAGCATTTACCAATATTGTCGGAAAGCATAATTTCGCTCTTACACTAACTTATATAGAGGCCAATCAGGTGATTCTTCCAATTAATGGAGAATTTGATTCAGTTAATGCAGAAGGTACTGTAGAATTAAGTTTTAATTTAGGTGGACTGGCATTTCCAAAACCTGGAAAATATAATCTATCCCTCCACATTGATGGAGAACTGATTGGATCAAGAGCATTGATAGTAGACCAAATAAAGCAAACAGCAGGATAA
- a CDS encoding PIN domain-containing protein produces MTNDIFINNEIYKKASDIFEIKSISVEEIKEKCIFVIDTNALLIPYSTSSGSLVKLTEIYKNLIDQLRLFIPGQVAREFANNRPNKIKELFQTINRQKNNSKTIKIGNYPILSNLASYQEIQRLEKEINYRLEKYNEQITFLAKEIKLWSFNDPVSEIYRNLFKKEVIKDLDLSQEIKINIKKELEKRYQHKIPPGFKDSAKEDLGIGDYLIWKTILEIGAEQKKDLVFISGDEKSDWFYRSEQQALFPRFELITEFFDYSGGKSFNIIKLSNFLELFSSDREIVREIKEEEEDRARKYYQRTFNLLIENRLIKENDLLFLKRNLPIGINFEDHKNKLTCIVTGKLGRSNNVRWNFDNNEYAISPLTSKIFTEFNGEYFYDNGNFYWENKDGQSLYELAQNFLNGL; encoded by the coding sequence ATGACAAATGATATTTTCATAAATAATGAAATCTACAAGAAAGCTTCAGATATATTTGAAATAAAATCTATCTCAGTTGAGGAAATTAAAGAAAAATGTATTTTTGTTATAGATACAAATGCCTTGTTGATTCCTTATTCTACAAGCTCAGGAAGCTTGGTAAAACTAACGGAAATCTATAAAAATCTCATAGATCAGCTAAGATTATTTATTCCAGGCCAAGTTGCAAGGGAATTTGCGAATAACAGACCAAACAAAATTAAAGAATTATTTCAAACAATTAATCGTCAAAAAAATAATTCCAAAACAATAAAAATTGGAAATTATCCTATTTTGTCAAATCTTGCCTCTTATCAAGAAATTCAAAGATTAGAGAAGGAAATTAACTATAGATTAGAAAAATATAATGAACAGATAACATTTTTAGCTAAAGAAATAAAGCTTTGGTCTTTCAATGATCCAGTATCCGAAATATATAGAAATTTATTTAAAAAGGAAGTAATAAAAGATTTAGATTTAAGCCAAGAAATAAAGATAAATATAAAAAAAGAACTTGAAAAACGCTATCAACATAAAATCCCTCCAGGTTTCAAAGACAGTGCAAAAGAAGATCTAGGCATTGGAGATTATTTAATTTGGAAAACAATTCTAGAGATTGGAGCAGAACAAAAAAAAGATTTAGTATTCATTTCTGGTGATGAAAAAAGTGATTGGTTCTATAGAAGCGAACAACAAGCTCTTTTTCCAAGATTTGAACTGATTACTGAATTTTTTGACTATTCTGGTGGCAAATCATTTAATATTATTAAATTGTCAAATTTTCTCGAATTATTTAGCTCAGATAGAGAAATCGTTCGGGAAATAAAGGAAGAGGAAGAAGATAGAGCTCGAAAGTATTATCAACGTACATTTAATCTTCTAATTGAAAATAGATTAATAAAGGAAAATGATCTGCTTTTTCTAAAAAGAAATTTACCAATCGGAATAAATTTCGAAGATCACAAAAATAAACTCACCTGCATTGTTACTGGAAAACTAGGTAGAAGCAACAATGTGAGATGGAATTTTGATAATAATGAATATGCTATATCTCCTCTAACCTCCAAGATATTTACAGAATTCAATGGAGAATATTTCTACGACAATGGAAATTTCTATTGGGAAAATAAAGATGGACAATCATTATATGAATTGGCACAGAACTTTCTAAATGGTCTTTAG